One part of the Alistipes onderdonkii genome encodes these proteins:
- a CDS encoding 2-oxoacid:acceptor oxidoreductase subunit alpha, with protein MDKTNVRELQDVVIRFSGDSGDGMQLTGTLFSDTSALLGNGISTFPDYPAEIRAPQGTVAGVSGFQVHFGSHRELNPGDYCDVLVAMNPAALKANRKWLKPGATVIIDGDSITEDHLKKACFATLDPIAELKLDEYNVVIPGITTMTRDALRETGLDNKSVTKCKNMFALGICFYLFDRPEAYAFKYIETKFAKKNPAIAEANKLAIQAGYNYAANTHQFANTYTVAPAPLEKGTYRSISGNVATAWGLCAAAEKAGLPLFCGSYPITPATVILEELAKRKDLGVKTVQAEDEIAGICTAIGAAFAGNFAVTTTSGPGLSLKSEALGLAVMTELPLVVVDVQRGGPSTGLPTKTEQSDLSQALYGRNGECPVIVVAASSPSDCFHYAFEAGRLAMEHMTPVILLTDGFIANGSEPWRIPAMKDYPAITPPIVDEAPEGGFMPYVRNENLARGWAFPGKTGLEHRVGGLEKDCVKGCISHDPSNHQKMVRTRAEKVAKAVDDIPAQAVWGAPEGDLLVVGWGGTRGHLQNAVDQMRAEGKRVSLCHFNYINPLPHGVREIFSKFRKIVVCELNEGQFANYLRQSLQEFRYEQYNKCEGLPFTVAELCQKFESLLK; from the coding sequence ATGGACAAAACCAATGTACGGGAGTTGCAGGATGTCGTGATCCGCTTTTCCGGCGACTCGGGCGACGGCATGCAGCTTACGGGCACGCTTTTCTCAGACACCTCGGCGCTGCTCGGGAACGGGATCTCGACCTTCCCCGACTACCCCGCCGAAATCCGCGCGCCGCAGGGTACCGTGGCGGGCGTATCGGGATTCCAGGTTCACTTCGGCAGCCACCGGGAGCTGAATCCCGGCGACTACTGCGACGTGCTGGTAGCGATGAACCCCGCAGCGCTCAAGGCCAACCGCAAATGGCTCAAACCGGGTGCGACGGTCATCATCGACGGCGATTCGATCACCGAAGACCACCTCAAAAAGGCGTGCTTCGCCACGCTCGACCCCATCGCCGAGCTGAAACTCGACGAGTACAACGTAGTAATCCCCGGCATCACCACGATGACACGCGACGCGCTCCGGGAGACCGGCCTCGACAACAAGAGCGTGACCAAGTGCAAAAACATGTTCGCACTGGGTATCTGCTTCTACCTGTTCGACCGGCCGGAGGCTTACGCATTCAAATACATCGAAACCAAATTCGCAAAGAAGAACCCCGCCATCGCCGAAGCCAACAAGCTGGCCATCCAGGCGGGATACAATTACGCAGCCAATACGCACCAGTTCGCAAACACCTATACCGTAGCGCCCGCACCGCTCGAAAAAGGCACCTACCGCTCGATCAGCGGCAACGTCGCCACGGCATGGGGACTGTGCGCCGCAGCCGAAAAGGCCGGGTTGCCGCTCTTCTGCGGCTCGTACCCGATCACCCCGGCCACCGTAATCCTCGAAGAGCTGGCCAAGCGCAAAGACCTCGGGGTGAAGACCGTCCAGGCCGAAGACGAAATCGCGGGCATCTGCACCGCCATCGGCGCAGCTTTCGCCGGCAACTTCGCCGTGACGACCACCTCGGGCCCCGGCCTGTCGCTCAAGAGCGAGGCGCTGGGACTGGCCGTGATGACTGAGCTGCCGCTGGTGGTGGTCGACGTACAGCGCGGCGGCCCCTCGACGGGACTTCCGACCAAGACCGAGCAGAGCGACCTCTCGCAGGCGCTCTACGGCCGCAACGGCGAGTGCCCCGTGATCGTCGTGGCGGCATCGTCGCCCAGCGACTGTTTCCACTACGCATTCGAGGCCGGGCGCCTGGCCATGGAGCATATGACCCCCGTGATCCTGCTGACCGACGGGTTCATCGCCAACGGCTCGGAGCCGTGGCGCATCCCTGCGATGAAGGACTACCCGGCCATCACCCCGCCGATCGTGGACGAGGCCCCCGAAGGCGGTTTCATGCCCTACGTGCGCAACGAAAACCTGGCCCGCGGCTGGGCATTCCCCGGCAAGACGGGACTGGAACACCGTGTCGGCGGCCTTGAAAAGGACTGCGTAAAGGGTTGTATCTCGCACGACCCGTCGAACCACCAGAAAATGGTGCGCACCCGCGCCGAAAAGGTGGCGAAAGCCGTCGACGACATCCCGGCACAGGCCGTATGGGGCGCCCCGGAAGGCGACCTGCTGGTGGTCGGCTGGGGAGGTACACGCGGACACCTGCAAAACGCCGTCGACCAGATGCGCGCCGAAGGCAAGCGCGTTTCGCTGTGCCATTTCAACTACATCAACCCGCTGCCGCACGGCGTACGCGAGATATTCTCGAAATTCCGCAAGATCGTCGTCTGCGAGCTGAACGAAGGGCAGTTCGCCAACTACCTGCGCCAGAGTTTGCAGGAGTTCCGCTACGAACAGTACAACAAGTGCGAGGGCCTGCCCTTCACGGTTGCAGAGCTTTGCCAAAAATTCGAATCCTTATTGAAATAA
- a CDS encoding XRE family transcriptional regulator — protein MNERVKLIRKQLGMTQEQLAQRLGIGKAALSMIETGKAGLSARNRNILVQELNVNPEWLEGGKGNMFNAEPDLTAYMHRTDNSLPLQSVPLYSIEGTAGLVPLFADQAQAKPVNFIHIPNLPKCDGAIYIVGDSMYPLLKSGDIVLYKQLGDINDIFWGDMYLLSIDIDGEEYVTVKYIQKSDREGYVKLVSQNPHHADKDVAINRIRAIALVKASIRMNSIR, from the coding sequence ATGAACGAACGGGTAAAACTGATACGGAAACAGTTGGGGATGACGCAAGAACAACTGGCACAGCGGCTTGGCATCGGCAAGGCGGCCCTCTCGATGATCGAGACCGGGAAGGCGGGTCTCTCGGCACGCAACCGGAACATCCTGGTTCAGGAATTGAACGTAAATCCTGAATGGCTCGAAGGCGGCAAGGGCAACATGTTCAACGCCGAACCCGACCTGACAGCTTACATGCACCGCACGGACAATTCGCTGCCGTTGCAGAGCGTGCCTCTCTACTCGATCGAGGGCACGGCGGGGCTGGTACCGCTGTTCGCCGACCAGGCGCAAGCCAAACCCGTGAATTTCATCCACATTCCCAACCTGCCCAAATGCGACGGCGCCATATATATCGTAGGGGATTCGATGTACCCGCTGCTCAAAAGCGGCGACATCGTACTTTACAAACAGCTGGGCGACATCAACGACATCTTCTGGGGCGACATGTATCTGCTGTCGATCGACATCGACGGCGAGGAGTACGTGACGGTGAAATACATTCAGAAATCCGACCGCGAGGGGTATGTGAAACTCGTGAGCCAGAACCCGCACCACGCAGACAAGGACGTGGCAATCAACCGCATAAGGGCAATCGCGCTGGTCAAGGCCAGCATCAGGATGAACTCGATCCGGTAG
- a CDS encoding NYN domain-containing protein → MELSDKKFAVLIDADNISHRKIKDILDEIANYGTPTIKRIYGDFTDPKFAAWKSVLLENSITPIQQYAYTTGKNATDSALIIDAMDILHKESVNGFCIVSSDSDYTRLASRIRESGREVLGFGEKKTPKPFIKSCDKFIYVEILGQPAPAPTTAVTPATAPAAKAAAPKKPAKKHQGRNAPETDMPEAAVAEHVAAEAAPAEPAAAEKKAAPAPDTAQPQPIIRPIDEDFKTLLANTIEDAADDSGWAFLGIVGGVLTKKMPDFDPRNYGYKKLSLLVKSLSKIVEIEERPSENKELKLVYVRNRIR, encoded by the coding sequence ATGGAACTATCCGATAAAAAATTCGCGGTGCTGATCGACGCCGACAACATCTCGCACCGGAAAATCAAGGACATACTCGACGAAATCGCCAACTACGGCACGCCGACGATCAAGCGTATCTACGGCGATTTCACCGACCCGAAGTTCGCGGCATGGAAAAGCGTGCTGCTCGAGAATTCGATCACCCCGATCCAGCAATACGCCTACACGACAGGCAAGAACGCGACGGATTCGGCGCTGATAATCGACGCGATGGACATCCTGCACAAAGAGTCGGTCAACGGATTCTGCATCGTGTCGAGCGACAGCGACTACACCCGCCTGGCAAGCCGCATCCGCGAATCGGGACGGGAGGTGCTCGGTTTCGGAGAAAAGAAAACCCCCAAGCCGTTCATCAAATCGTGCGACAAATTCATCTATGTAGAGATACTCGGACAGCCCGCACCGGCACCGACAACGGCCGTTACGCCGGCAACGGCGCCGGCAGCCAAAGCTGCGGCACCGAAAAAGCCCGCGAAAAAACATCAGGGGCGCAATGCACCCGAAACAGACATGCCGGAAGCAGCCGTCGCGGAACACGTTGCTGCGGAGGCTGCCCCCGCAGAACCCGCCGCTGCGGAGAAGAAGGCCGCCCCGGCTCCGGATACGGCACAGCCCCAGCCGATCATTCGTCCGATCGACGAGGATTTCAAAACACTGCTCGCAAACACGATCGAAGACGCCGCCGACGACAGCGGTTGGGCCTTCCTCGGAATCGTAGGCGGGGTACTCACCAAGAAGATGCCGGATTTCGACCCCCGCAATTACGGGTACAAAAAACTGTCGCTGCTGGTAAAATCCCTTTCGAAAATAGTCGAGATCGAAGAGCGCCCGTCGGAAAATAAGGAGCTGAAACTCGTTTACGTCCGAAACCGTATCCGGTAG
- the terL gene encoding phage terminase large subunit → MPPSFGTFALAVYPFLELQPFHRAYYRVLEAFAAGRIRRLIVTMPPQHGKSVGATTLLPAYVLGLDPDLRVAIASYSGALASKFNRRVQRIIESREYAALFPATTIKQGAKPPGYIRTADEVEVIGRRGGLLSVGREGALTGNRVDCFILDDLYKDALEANSPIVRANCWEWYTSVVRTRMHNASRELIVFTRWHEEDLIGTLAAREPVVEFTRWAQLDGLSPDTWLHLNFEALKTSPPTEVDPRVPGEALWEGQQGRALLEAKRRLDPLQFESMYQGHPSSREGLLYGLNFAEYDQLPHEIVRRANYTDTADTGDDYLCSLSYAVDADGVVYITDAVYSREPMEVTEPLVAGMLLRSDTRQAAIESNNGGRGFARSVQALAPSVRIEWFHQGANKEARILSNSATVLHLVRFPRGWNLRWPELYAHLTTYRRRFRANRWHDAADVVTGIVEREAPGRNRARVRGVRFL, encoded by the coding sequence GTGCCCCCTTCGTTCGGCACATTCGCGCTGGCAGTCTATCCCTTCCTCGAGCTGCAACCCTTCCACCGGGCGTATTACCGTGTGCTGGAGGCTTTTGCCGCCGGGCGCATCCGGCGTCTGATCGTCACCATGCCGCCCCAGCACGGCAAGAGCGTCGGCGCGACGACACTGCTTCCGGCCTACGTGCTGGGGCTCGATCCCGACCTGCGCGTTGCGATCGCCTCCTATTCCGGGGCGCTGGCTTCGAAATTCAACCGCCGCGTGCAACGTATCATCGAATCGCGCGAATATGCCGCGCTTTTTCCCGCCACGACCATCAAACAGGGGGCGAAGCCGCCCGGTTATATCCGTACGGCCGACGAAGTGGAGGTCATCGGCCGCCGCGGCGGGCTGCTCTCCGTCGGGCGCGAAGGGGCGCTCACGGGTAACCGCGTCGACTGCTTCATCCTCGACGACCTCTACAAGGATGCCCTCGAAGCCAATTCGCCCATCGTCCGCGCCAATTGCTGGGAGTGGTATACCTCGGTCGTGCGGACGCGCATGCACAACGCCTCGCGCGAACTGATCGTCTTCACACGCTGGCACGAAGAAGACCTTATCGGCACGCTCGCCGCGCGTGAACCCGTCGTCGAGTTCACCCGCTGGGCGCAGCTCGACGGGCTGTCCCCCGACACATGGCTGCATCTGAATTTCGAGGCGCTGAAAACCTCGCCGCCTACCGAGGTCGACCCCCGTGTCCCTGGCGAGGCGTTGTGGGAAGGGCAGCAGGGGCGTGCGTTGCTCGAAGCCAAACGGCGGCTCGACCCGCTGCAATTCGAAAGTATGTACCAGGGGCATCCCTCGTCCCGCGAGGGTTTGCTCTACGGGCTGAACTTCGCCGAGTACGACCAGCTGCCGCACGAGATTGTCCGCCGCGCCAACTATACCGATACGGCCGATACGGGCGACGACTACCTCTGCTCGCTCTCGTATGCGGTCGATGCCGACGGGGTGGTCTACATCACCGATGCCGTCTATTCGCGTGAACCGATGGAGGTCACCGAGCCGCTCGTGGCCGGGATGCTCCTGCGCTCCGATACGCGGCAGGCGGCCATAGAAAGCAATAACGGCGGCCGTGGTTTTGCACGCTCGGTGCAGGCTTTGGCACCCTCCGTGCGCATCGAATGGTTCCACCAAGGCGCCAACAAGGAGGCGCGTATCCTCTCCAATTCGGCCACGGTGCTGCACCTCGTGCGCTTTCCCCGGGGCTGGAACCTGCGCTGGCCGGAGCTATACGCCCACCTGACGACCTATCGCCGCCGGTTCCGCGCCAATCGCTGGCACGATGCCGCCGACGTGGTGACCGGTATCGTCGAGCGCGAAGCCCCCGGCCGCAACCGCGCCCGGGTGAGAGGTGTCCGGTTCCTGTAG